The Astyanax mexicanus isolate ESR-SI-001 chromosome 8, AstMex3_surface, whole genome shotgun sequence sequence ggtttctctccagtgtgaatgcgctgatgcgtTTGGAGGTTACTCCACTGGAaaaagctcttcccgcactccGAGCAGCAGTAGAGCTTCTCCCCAGTGTGAACGCGCAGGTGGTTCTGGAGATTAGTCCACTGAATAAAAGTCTTGCCACAATCTGAGCaggaatacggtttctctccggtgtgaacgcgctggtgccGCTTGAGAACAGAAAGCTGACTGAAGACTTTCCCGCATTCTGAACACTGGTGGTTCAGCTCCTCTGCTGTGTAGTTCTGCATCTGTTGAACTTCACTGTTGGATTGAGGAGAACTGCAGTCCTCTTCGGTTGCCAGATCCTCACATTTAACTTCTCCTGATTTCAgcattctgacttttttttggtgtttttgtggAGGTCAATTTAAACTGTAAAGAGTCACATTTCTAGAAGGGAAACaaggaaaaaaatatgaatacacATTATGAactgaaagaaataaaataaatccagcATACTATAATACTATTAGCTAAAGGACATATTTACAAATTACACACctaaacaaagaaataattaaatatacacacaattatttagataaaaatacattaacaaaAGAATATGAAggacgaaataaataaataaatacatgcagaaATATGGTGATAAAtaaacgttgaaaagttaaaatatataaataaatacatgtagaaatacatcaatcaatgaatatatagataaataaatgtagaattaaaaaaaaaaccaaattaATAATTGGAAATACAccaattatacattatacatgttTTCCTAGCTCCTATTAACTGTCACAAATCACCTTCTAATATAAACGTATTAGAAGGTCTTATTCTTCTGTTAATCGCACAAAACTAAtagaaagtttaaaaaatatatataatcttgAACATTGTGTGCCAGCAATTAATATTCCTGCCAgagatcatcagtacattttgcatttcatttagaaatcaagggaaaagagtctggaggaagagtggagagaaacacactcaaataaatttatctaaaatatttatttcaatccagtgttgcattaatttttcaccaagatcttgtcaTTCAGTATATTATTCCGGTAGTCAGCTGACTTCATTCTTTtaacacatactgttgctgaacccagacctgcacAACCTCAGATCATTTGCTTATTTAAGTCCAGGCAGTGTTTCTAATAGTGCAAGTTATTTtggtattgttatttttattctattcgtgtttttttaaatgctactcctcctacagcttttgacgggAAGGTGGAGGGGGATTTCCCTGGAAAGGAGGACccccacatcaaccacctagcaacaccacagcaaccgtctatcaacaccacagcaaccacctagtaaaaccacagcaaccaccgagcaacactacagcaaccacctagcaaaaccaaaacaaccacctaccaacatcatagcaaccacctagcaacaccacagcaactacctagcaacatcacagcaacaacctagcaacaccaaaacaaccaccgagcaacactacagcaaacacctagcaaaaCCAAAACAACCAGCTACCaacgccatagcaaccaactaccaacaccatagcaaccacctaccaacaccacagcaactacctagcaacatcacagcaacaccacagcaacaacctagcaacgcCACAGCAACTACATAGTAACAcccagcaactacctagcaacaccacagcaacctcctagcaacaccagagcaatcacctagaaacaccacagcaaccacctaccagcACCACAGAAACTGTGTACCAACACCCCAGCAAATACCTACCAACATCATAGCAACATTACAGCAACAACTGAACAACTCTACAGCAAACACCAAGCAACACTACAACAACCACCtagtttatttttcttattctaCTCTGTTATAAATATTGTTTCCTGTATCTAAGTGAAAaaaatctgcacccaagttttttacTCACCTGTACTCTTGTAAtgtgagaatattttttttattatttagtttgaaACTCAATGGTGATCGTGCATTTTAGATGTATGCTCCGAGACTCTGGAAcagtttttaaatctgtttttttgtaatCAGGTTTAAAAACTCACTAATACAAACTTGCATTTGAACAGGGAGTGATTGGGGTGATTTAGTTGTGGATATATCCTATATTTCTTGTTAtgcattttagtttatttgtgttttagcacttttttatttatcttatctgTGTTATATGTTGGGCTACTTATTTTAATCTgttatttaagtgttttatttacctgtgttttggttgtatgtatttatgtgtagcCATTAGGCTTTgtgtgtacagcactttggtcagtGTAGGCTGTGTAAAGAGTggtttataaataaagcttaattacttacttcatttgtttttttttaaacatatcctATAGCAATGAAAcaaactgaaacactgaaaccCTGCTGTGTGCTGCTGGATCAGGAGCTCAGCTGATGAGTCTGATCTGGTTCTGCTGGTGTTCCTCTCAGCAGGGTGGAGCTCTGAGCGCGTGTTACAGTGTGAGATCTGCtgtaatatagagtaatatagttAAATAATAGTATAAATAAAGGAGTGTAGTGTATAAATCTGTGAGTGTTTACCTTcagcagctcctctctctctctctctctctctctctctctctctctcagcagcagcgcagcagcagcatCTCCGCTTCTACTGCTGGAGAAACTCTCAGTACTGGCGCCTCAGCCTGGAGAGGAGGACCACAGCATCCAGAGCATATGTTCTACTATACCATCAGCTAtagcatatatatacacatataaaacacCTAAATAAATTTATCATTTAATATACACAATTATTTAGATAAAAATACATTAACacgaaaaatgacataagtatatgtcaggaaatatataaataaatacatgaagaaatgtggaaataaataaatacatgaagaaatgtggaaataaataaatacgtgaagaaatgtggaaataaataaataaatacgtgaagaaatgtggaaataaataaataaatacgtgaagaaatgtggaaataaatatataaatacatgaagaaatgtggaaataaataaatacatgaagaaatgtggaaataaataaataaatacgtgaagaaatgtggaaataaatatataaatacatgaagaaatgtggaaataaataaatacatgaagaaatgtggaaataaataaatacgtgaagaaatgtggaaataaataaatacatgaagaaatgtggaaataaataaatacgtgaagaaatgtggaaataaatatataaatacatgaagaaatgtggaaataaatatataaatacgtgaagaaatgtggaaataaataaataaatacgtgaagaaatgtggaaataaatatataaatacatgaagaaatgtggaaataaatatataaatacatgaagaaatgtggaaataaatatataaatacgtgAAGACatgtggaaataaatatataaatacatgaagaaatgtggaaataaataaatacgtgaaGAAATGAATTCTCTAcagtcctcctggacaaatgggcgaattcatgcatgaacttgacatgctactgtcttctatccctgagcaagattgtcccatgctcattctaggggatatgaacatccaccatgacagtaccagcttcacagacttcctatccctcatgcagtctttcgatctggagcaggttcccagccctccaacacataaagctggcaaacatctagacctgatcttcactcgtaactgtgacaccgactctctaactgtcactcctttgcacgtctcagatcactactttatgaaactcaatgttcatatttcaaataaacccacagctactcctactatggtctcgttccgccgaaatcttcgagatctctcagcagaccagtactcctcgctggtgactgacaatatgcccccaccaggctcattttcatcactcaatgtaaatgatgccactgacactctctgctccacactaagctcctgtttggacaacctctgtcctcttacatctcgagccattagctcaaacaaaccgcagccatggcttaaaaatgacacactcagggaactacgctccaaactccgagctgccgaaagaaaatggcaaaaaaacaaaaaacaagcagacctaaaaaattaacaactgctcctggcttctttttcagccaacctcactactgctaaagctgaattttatcacaataaattctgctctctcacagactcccggaaactatttgctacatttaaatcactactcaaccctccgcctcctcctccggctacatgccgtacggctgaaacacttgcctcattctttactggcaaagtggcggccatcagcaaccagtttactgatgcacaatgtagcagtcctactacatcctctactgcccggtgtccctccaccgaaggcgttgctttctcctcgttcactcctctcactgagaacgagacactggctctcctaacacgtagccgtcctactacgtgtccgcttgacccaattccttcaaacctactgcaaactatcgcacctgcaatcattccggctatcactcacacgatcaatgcctctttaacttctggtgtattcccgactgctttcaaacaagcacatgtgacaccactgcttaaaaagccttctctcaaccccgcccaggttgacaactacagaccggtctcactgctaccctttctctctaaaacactagaaagagcagttctaaatcaggtctctggcttcctctcccagaatgaccttctggaccagaaccaatctgggttcaaaaaaggacactctaccgagacggctctgttgtctgtgactgaagcgttgaaaactgccagagctgcaggacagtcctcagtgctcattctgctggacctctcggccgcatttgacacagtcaaccatgactttctcctaactatactctcaaacatggggatcgcagacaatgtgctgtcatggttcagatcatacctcactgggcgctcgttcaaggtgtcgtggcaaggacagctatcctcagcccgctccttatccactggggttccccaaggttcggtactgggaccccttctcttctccatatacaccacctctcttggtcaggttatccgcacacggattttcctaccattgctttgctgatgacacccagctatacctgtcgttctcacctgaagatcactcaatctctgcacggatatcgcagtgtctctctgacatatcctcatggatgaaggagcatcaccttcaattaaatctctcaaagactgaacttctggttataccagcaaaaccatcttttcaacacaacttctctataagtatcgactctctctctctcaccgacaaaggttgctaggaacctgggtgttctggttgatgaccaactctccttcacgcaccatgtggcctcagttgctcggtcctgccgctttgcgctctataacatccgaaaaattagaccgttcttgacgcaacaggccacccaactcctggtgcaagcggtcgtcatctcacgcctcgactactgcaatgccctgctaactggcctcccggcctgtgtagtaaaaccactccagatgatccagaacgcagcagcacgtttggtcttcaaccagccaaaacgggcacgtcaccccgctgctcattgagctccattggctaccagttgatgctcgcatcaaattcaaagctcttacaatcgcctacaaggtgatgacagaacagctccttcctacctgcactcattctgaaggcttacgctacctcccggccgctgtgctcctccaatgaacgtcgcctcgctttgccaaacattcacacaaagcaatccagactgttctcatacagagttccccaatggtggaacaaactaccttccactaccagatcaggagaatctctcactatctttaagaaactcctgaagacagagctcttcaaagagcacttactctcttaacacctctaacacactaactacttctaacctcatttccttcttcccctccttcactcctctatcctattattcccctttgacctccttttatccctatccaaagatgttttacctttaaacttattttacattgtacttcactattgtaagtcgctttggacaaaagcgtctgccaaatgtaatgtaatgtaatgtaaaaatgtggaaataaaaaaatatgtgaagaaatgtggaaataaataaatacatgaagaaatgtggaaataaatatataaatacatgaagaaatgtggaataaataaagaaatacgtgaagaaatgcagaaataaaaaaatgcataaagaaatgtggaaataaattaacaaataaatacataaagaacatttttacatgtatttatttatgtattttaacatttatgaaataaataaataaatcattacatgaagaaatgtgaaaaataaatgtagaaataatgttgaaataaacaaattaataaattcataaaggttgaaattaataaatgaagaaacaaataaatgtagaaatacattaatgaataaatacatgaaaaaataaatgcagaaacagCGCAAAATAAAGGTTCATGCATGGAAATATGGAAACGGATTCCTGATATAATTTTAAGTATgtaatttttcatgacaaaatttatttattaattaacttatttatctatgcaattatttatgcatgtattttttatttatttgtatatatatgtatttatttttagccCTCCttatataaacaaattaaaaatatatatatttttacggAAAGGCTGGCTTATAttgcagaaatatttaatattcattttaccCACACAAACGTCCAGAAAACCTGACATTGAACCAATATAAATTTTTCCATCACCAATGCATTTAAAATAGTGTTGATTTTACTCTGATTCAGCGTTATGGTTTTACAGCCACTGCCGAAAGAAAAGTAGTGCAATAACATGTTTTGTTAACATGTTTCTGTGCATTGAAACAACACAAAAGGagcaaaaaaagtcattttttcctATCatctaaaagaaagaaaggaggaaataagaaaatattacaaataaaacaaaccaaTAAAATAGAAAGTTAGAAAGGGTGTTTGAATTACAGACAAAAAAGTGCATGAATTGTGACGTTTTCCCATCCACacgaaacagcaaaaaaaaaaaaaaagatagcactttattaatccccaaatAGGAAGTGAGACACAAATAAACAATGATGTAagaaaactataaatataaaatatgataaatataaaatagcATAGCAATAAGAAATAcaataaagaaatataataatTTCCAAATAGTGTTTGGAACAACCTCAGTTTTAATAACGTGGATGgggtattaaaaattaaaaagcaccAATATTAGAGACTTTTTGACACTATTTCATAAAATCGTTGCATTAAAAAACGAACTGTGCAATTTCCTGGTAAATGTATAATTCCCAAAGCCTACAGTAGTGTTTACACTAGCTTAACCATAAATTATGGCATTGGTTATGCTTAGTACAGTCTGGGTTTTGACTAGtaacaattacatttatattattcaGAATAACATTCAAACATACCTTTATTTACACTAAAGTAAATGACTAGTAAGATGGGCAATTAACTAgtcaaaatgactttttttttttagatatctgaatatctgaaaaaatgcagaaattaaaTTTGAACACCCACAGTTCTGAAAGAAAAGCTCAGCTTGGTCAGATAAAATCCCCTCTACACTTAAGTACAGTGAGTTTACTAAAAATAAAACTGGAAAATAGAATTAGACTGCGCTCAATAATGCCAGTAGGTTTTAGTACACATTTAGGAGATACAATGAAAACAAGGGAAAGGCCTTTTACTAATACAGGGCTGCATTTTCAGGGcgtttttttcaaatcagatttgagtcactttcatatgtgatcctaaatcggatacgtatccgatccatggacatgcgacatgaatgtgaacggtcaaaataccggaattcatgcgtctttttgcttttacacattagcgatagcgctacatgcttctctctcgtacccacactgcatctcttggtgcagctgtgcagctatagctgcaaaaacagcaaaagcaaaccgcctggccttttttcacgtcctcctcgacctgagctaaagatgctccacatatgagctgctaactcatccatttccctttataaagctacaagtctctCGTCTCActaatatgagtgttttttagTCTGtaaagaaggagacgtttatacaggtatcaatgtgcagcatgtgagacgtttcaggaacagattcagaTTAATTAGATTCAGTGTGGTAAAATTCTAAAGCCAGGAACACGAAACCCTGTACTGATACTATATTATGACAGTAATGAAAGTTGTTCTTTTTCTGATATATTAGAAGCATAAAAGTACTTTGAATTAAGATTTTAATCTCCACATTCGTTGATCAACAGTCAAGCCTTTATTTGAAAAAGGGAACAGAGTGAAAGCTTTTAcacatttgtgaaaaaaaaacatggataaaAAACTAAAGACATTAAAGTTTCAAAGCTTCaggtaaaagcagtgtgtaagactggtggaggagaacatgatgccaagatgcatgaaaaaaactgtgattaaaaaccagagttattccaccaaatactgatttctgaacacttaaaacttaaatatatgaatatgacttgttttcttatctgcattatttgaggtctgaaagctctgcgtcttttttcgttatttcagccatttctcattttctgattttctgcaaattcaattcaattcaatttagtttgatttatttagcgctttttacaacaaaagttgtcacaaagcagctttacagagaaaaacaggtccacgcctgttaaataatctaaattataatatttttatttttaggaatttgggagaaatgttgtctgtagtttatagaataaaacaacaatgttcattttactcaaacataaacctataaatagcaaaatcagagaaactgattcagaaactgaagtgctctctaaaCCTCTTCCCATCAGCACTGAGTCGTCTCTCCTGTAGGAACGCACTGGTGGCCACTAAAAGTATGAAGCTGGCTAAAGCTCCTCCCACAGCCTGAGCAGTAAAACCTCTCTCCtctgtgaatgcgctggtgctgtATGAGATTACTCTGATTATTAaagctcctcccacagtctgagcaggagaacggtttctctccggtgtgaatgcgctggtggctTTTCAGATTAGTGGCgagagtgaagctcttcccgCACACTGAGCaggaatacggtttctctccagtgtgaacgcgctggtgcgTTTGGAGATGACTCTGCTGATTAAAGCACTTCCCGCACTCTAAACAGACgtagggtttctctccagtgtgaacgcgctggtgggtCTGGAGGTGACTCTGCTGGTtgaagctcttcccgcactctgagcagtgatacggtttctctccagtgtgaacgcgctggtgtgttTGGAGATGACTCTGCTGGGTAAAACTCTTGCCGCAGTCTGAGCAGACGTACGGCCTCTCTCCTCTGTGAACGAGCAGGTGGTTTTGGAGACACGCCTGCTGGAtgaagctcttcccgcactcaGAGCAGATGAATAATTTCTCTCGAGTGTGAATGATCTGGTGGTTGGTGAGGTACCTCTGCTGGgtgaagctcttcccgcactcgGAGCAGGAATACGGCCTCTCTCCggagtgaatgcgctggtgtcgtctGAGGAGATACGGCTGAATGAAGGccctcccacactctgagcactggtGTTTTTTCATCTTGCCTGTGTTTTTCAGGGTTTGTTGAACAGTATACGACTGGGGAGAGCCGCAGTCCACTTCAGACAACTCACACTTAACCTCTCCTAACTTCAGCATCCTGAGGTTTTCCTCTCGATGAGATTATCTGATGTTCTTGTGGAGGTGAATGCAAACTGTGTAGACAGCCATAATAATTCTGTAAgcgaaacagtaaaaaaaataagtataaataaatgaatataagtGAACTGCAAAAAATTATGACAACTATAAATGTTTTAGTCATAAATatacctcagaagtgctacttTTGTTATAGATTTGCCTCAGCAGAGCCACtctaagtcaagtcaagtagttttattgaactgaaattacgttactcttctTCCCAAAAGTTACAGCAAGCACAGAAAAcagatatatcatataaaagaatgggagacactatatgtacaatacaacaaggacacaaatagacatatggaaacagaagacaatagtgcaataatgaTGGGGGGGAGTGATTATgatgggatgacagtacaagtataaacagaacccgtataaaacagtagtgtaaatatggtataataatagcttaaggctggtaaaatgaatgagtgcataaataaataataaataaatagtgcaTAAATGAGTAATAAAGTAATGCAGAGcgtagcagtagtgcaggtatgggatGTTTAGTGCATGTCCATGTAATAGTAATTAAATCATAATTAACGtaattaaatcataattaatGTAGTTAAATCATAATTAAGCAATAGCCCTGTCACGATGAGAATCTTTTGTGGGCGATATATCGTCCTggaaatgattgcgatacaccgtatttgtcattttaaaactctGATAGACactgataacagaatagcataaaagagaaattatacactttttaaagacaacaaaactgTCATGAATTATTGTAGCattgtgctattctaataatacatttaggtTAGCAATGCTATTATAATGATATAGGAAGTTCAGCAGCActattcaaatcatacattttcctcatTAGTGTGATTCaatcataattttacctcagtagtgcaattctattaaaaacaattcaattcaaatgGATTAGTGTTATTTcgtttggtgcctaaaacttttgcacagtactgtacgatagatagatagatagatagatagatagatagatagatagatagatagatagatagatagatagatagatagatagatagatagatagatagatagatagatagatagatagatagatcaggtAAATTCTCAGGTAAAGAACTGTCATCCAATACTATAGAGGAAGCAGCAGAACACAGGAAACTCTCAGTCTGAGCAAAAAACGCTCCTAATTCAACATTTATCAGCCTGTTTCTACAGATATACCtgtaatatagagtaatatagttAAATAATAGTATAAATAAAGGAGTGTAGTGTATAAATCTGTGAGTGTTTACCTTcagcagctcctctctctctctctctctcagcagcagcgcagcagcagcagcatctccgCTTCTACTGCTGGAGAAACTCTCAGTACTGGCGCCTCAGCCTGGAGAGGAGGACCAGAGCATCCTATATTCAGTGATTcttcattatattaaaatgttctacagtGTAGATCAGCGGTTGTCAACTGGTCTCAgtccacattttctcatggtcattaagacCACACAACCCACACAAATTTATAGCCTTCAAAAacctattttaacatacatacagctctggaaaaaattaagagagcacttcagtttctgaatcagtttctctggttttgctatttataggtttatatttgagtaaaatgaacattgttgttttattctataaactacagacaacatttctcccaaattccaaaataataatgtcatttaaggcatttatttaaaaaaacaaatgagaaatgggaaaacgagttttcagacctcaaataatgccaagaaaacaagttcatattcataaagttttaagagttcagaaatcaatatttggtggaataaccctggtggttttttaatcacagttttcatgcatcttggcatcatgttctcctccaccagttttacacactgcttttggataactttctgcctttactcctggtgcaaaaattcaagcagttcattcagcttggtttaaaggcttgtgatcatccttcttcctcttgattatattccagaggttttcaatttgataaaatcaaagaaactcatcatttttaattggtcaaTTACCTAACACAATCATTAGGACTGCCCCAacataccaggagggtgaagactagcacacgcctcctccaatacatgtgaagtcagactctgcctcattttgagctgctgctgatgcagtattaccgagtagcatcccAGCGCTAACACTCTGAGGAGAGCGCAGCGACTCTtaagttctgatacatcagctcacagacgcagccttgtgctgatccacatcaccctaggagtgatgaggggaaagagctccaaatttttaactggtactgtatgaatGTGTGGTGGCCTGGGATTTAAATCAGCAATCCTCGGATCCCACTGCTTTATAATCTTGGCACGGTAACTCAGACAGCTTTAGGTCGTGTCACAGAATATATCAGCACAAATAGTATAATTCAGGCTTACAAACCACAAGACAAAAtcttaataaacaataataaaaactgtttttattagCAGAATTACACATGTATAAAATTATTGTGAGTACAATAAATATTACAACAAatttgcagtagtagtagtagaagttcaGAACTGATATGCACTCACACGCCTCATACCTGCACCACTGATTATACTTACTTGCATTGTCATAGCCACTTTAATTCCACCTACTCTACTGAAGGCACTGGCACCTTCTGAGATTTCaaggaagtcaaagtaaaaagagtttatctcaGGTAAttctgaagtatttctattggtccgttcatcaagaaatattggcacagtgtaataaatagtttgtctgtttaaaatatgtagtaaattaaaaatcgtccacaatgaagatacttgtttttcattggacagtgacgatatgctgTATTAGCAATAAAAAACTACTTCacttgacttgatttgacttCATTAGTGTTCCTACTGCATTTGTGTGCTTTAACAGAGCCTATCTGCCTGAAGCTCTTCCCACACTCAGTGCaggaatacggtttctctccggtgtgaattctCTGGTGTGCTTGGAGTTGACAGTGTTGGcggaaactcttcccacactccgaGCAGCAGAACGGTTTATCTCCTGTATGAAGACGCTGGTGCTTTCTGAGATTACTAGGTAGAGCAAAGctcctcccacactctgagcagataTATTTCTCTCCAGAGTGAGTGTGCTGATGAGTTTGTAGAGTTCCCTgattattaaaactcttcccacagtctgagcaggagaacggtttctctccagtgtgaattctcTGGTGGTTTTGGAGATGAATATGCTGAAcaaagctcttcccacactctgagcagtaatacggtttctctccagtgtgaacacgaAGGTGAGTCTGCAGATGATTCTGAGTATTAAATCTTtttccacactctaaacaggaatACGGTTTATCTCCTGCATGAAGGCGCTGGTGCTCTTGGAGATGATTTAGGTATCGGAAACTCTTCACACACTCTGAGCAGTCGTACGGCCTCTCGCCTGTATGAACACGTTGATGTCTTTTGAAGCTGTTTCGATGAGCGAAATTCTTCCCGCACTCAGAGCAGCTGTAcggcttctctcctgtgtgaagaAACTTGTGTTTTTTGAGGCCAGTTTTTGTAGCAAAAccttttccacactctgagcagcgGAGAATGTTCTTCTCTACATCGTTCTGGGTTTGTTGAACAGTGTTTGATTGTAG is a genomic window containing:
- the LOC103047526 gene encoding zinc finger protein 665, with product MLKLGEVKCELSEVDCGSPQSYTVQQTLKNTGKMKKHQCSECGRAFIQPYLLRRHQRIHSGERPYSCSECGKSFTQQRYLTNHQIIHTREKLFICSECGKSFIQQACLQNHLLVHRGERPYVCSDCGKSFTQQSHLQTHQRVHTGEKPYHCSECGKSFNQQSHLQTHQRVHTGEKPYVCLECGKCFNQQSHLQTHQRVHTGEKPYSCSVCGKSFTLATNLKSHQRIHTGEKPFSCSDCGRSFNNQSNLIQHQRIHRGERFYCSGCGRSFSQLHTFSGHQCVPTGETTQPPQKHQKKVRMLKSGEVKCEDLATEEDCSSPQSNSEVQQMQNYTAEELNHQCSECGKVFSQLSVLKRHQRVHTGEKPYSCSDCGKTFIQWTNLQNHLRVHTGEKLYCCSECGKSFFQWSNLQTHQRIHTGEKPYSCSECGKSFNQLVNLQTHQFVHTGERPYSCSECGKTFTHPSNLKSHQIIHTGEKPYHCSECGKNFTSHRSLRTHKRIHTGEKYICSECGKGFTQFQKLKYHERIHTGEKPYSCTECGKSFHQLRYLQAHRRLHTGERPYSCSDCGKSFNEQSHLRTHRRIHTGEKPYFCSKCGKSFTQQGHLQTHQCVQKKEETPCQCSECGRSFKQLAHLQSHQRIHSKEKYTCSACGKSFNQLGHFQTHQCVRRAVEEQYICSECGKTFTQIGLQKHQCIKTEAAVVETSSSN